One Engraulis encrasicolus isolate BLACKSEA-1 unplaced genomic scaffold, IST_EnEncr_1.0 scaffold_131_np1212, whole genome shotgun sequence DNA window includes the following coding sequences:
- the LOC134442235 gene encoding complement C1q tumor necrosis factor-related protein 3-like encodes MRAAISLLVLLFSMCGVQCGELDVSAELKELRDMVVELRGTLKYTQNEVKVLEAENAAAKTKVAFSVGLGKGFTQAGSDHMNLVFSRVITNVGEAYSSETGFFTAPVSGVYYFRFTVRDDPYSSAMHIMLNKNGERLVWLWDYDTDGRPNYLSSGLTVQLEQGDAVNMMIPAGYRLWDDADGNESTFSGFLLFRL; translated from the exons atgagggctgccatctcactgctggtgctgctgttctccatgtgtggagtTCAGTGTGGAGAGCTGGACGTCTccgctgagctgaaggaactccgagacatggtggtggagctgaggGGGACACTGAAATACACCCAGAATGAG gttaaggttttggaggccgaAAACGCAGCAGCAAAGaccaaggtggccttctcagtAGGCCTGGGCAAGGGATTCACCCAGGCTGGCAGTGATCACATGAACTTGGTCTTCAGTAGAGTCATCACCAACGTAGGAGAGGCCTACAGCAGCGAGACTGGCTTCTTCACTGCTCCAGTCAgcggggtctactacttcag GTTCACCGTCAGGGACGATCCGTACTCGAGCGCCATGCATATCATGCTGAATAAGAACGGAGAGAGGCTGGTGTGGCTTTGGGACTACGACACCGACGGACGCCCCAACTACCTGTCCAGTGGCCTGACTGTGCAGCTGGAGCAGGGAGACGCGGTGAACATGATGATACCGGCAG GCTATAGGCTCTGGGACGACGCTGACGGTAATGagagcaccttcagtggcttcctgctcttccgtCTCTGA